From Amycolatopsis sp. cg9, one genomic window encodes:
- the treY gene encoding malto-oligosyltrehalose synthase, producing the protein MTVPESTYRVQLRPEFTFTDAAGLAGYLRDLGIGALYASPVLDATPGSTHGYDVVDPTRARPELGGEDARRELSAKLKEAGLGLVVDIVPNHMSVEVPKANRFWWDVLEHGRDSRYAAFFDVDWARGPILLPVLGDDDAVADLSVEDGELAYYDHRFPIAPGTGGGTPQEVHERQHYRLIGWRRGNAELTYRRFFDITNLAAVRVEDPTVFAETHGEVLRWVADGDVTGLRVDHPDGLADPGGYFRRLRENAPGAWIVAEKILHPGEPLPQSWPVDGTTGYDALREIAGVFVDPAGEPGFTELANELGVKTGYHRVEAEARRLVTDRILVAEVRRIAALLRDVDAEQARQAVAETMIAFPVYRSYLPEGAAHWAAAIAGARQARPDLAGALEALDAQVRAEPEGELATRIQQTSGMVVAKGTEDTTFYRYTRFAALNEVGGNPDRFGLDVEEFHRLAAEREAGHPAAMTTLTTHDTKRSEDTRARMAVLAEVPGEFADAVRRWTASHGIDEPSLNLLAWQTLVSTWPIEPARLRDYLDKAAKEAKLRTSWTDHDEAFEEAVAAWPDAVVDDPDVAAFVARIERPGWSNSLGQKLVQLTAPGVPDVYQGTELWDFSLVDPDNRRPVDYAVRRELLARIADGELPEIDASGAAKLLVVHKALKLRQEHPALFHGYRPLRAEGVAAEHCLAYTRSAGLAVAVTRLPVGLEAAGGWRDTVLPLPDGVWTDVLTGRDATPDVATLFDRYPVALLVRGDA; encoded by the coding sequence ATGACGGTGCCGGAGTCGACCTACCGGGTGCAGCTGCGCCCGGAGTTCACCTTCACCGACGCGGCCGGCCTCGCCGGCTACCTGCGTGACCTCGGCATCGGCGCGCTCTACGCGTCGCCGGTGCTGGACGCGACGCCCGGGTCGACGCACGGCTACGACGTCGTCGACCCGACGCGCGCGCGGCCGGAGCTGGGCGGCGAGGACGCCCGTCGCGAGCTGAGCGCGAAGCTGAAGGAAGCCGGGCTCGGCCTGGTCGTCGACATCGTGCCGAACCACATGTCGGTCGAGGTCCCGAAGGCGAACCGGTTCTGGTGGGACGTGCTCGAACACGGCCGCGACTCCCGGTACGCCGCCTTCTTCGACGTCGACTGGGCGCGCGGGCCGATCCTGCTGCCGGTCCTCGGGGACGACGACGCCGTCGCGGACCTGTCGGTCGAGGACGGCGAGCTCGCCTACTACGACCATCGCTTCCCGATCGCGCCCGGCACGGGAGGCGGGACGCCGCAAGAGGTCCACGAGCGCCAGCACTACCGCCTGATCGGCTGGCGCCGCGGCAACGCGGAGCTGACCTACCGCCGGTTCTTCGACATCACGAACCTGGCCGCCGTGCGCGTCGAGGACCCGACGGTGTTCGCCGAGACGCACGGCGAAGTGCTGCGCTGGGTCGCCGACGGCGACGTCACCGGCCTGCGCGTCGACCACCCGGACGGGCTCGCCGATCCCGGCGGCTACTTCCGGCGGCTGCGGGAGAACGCCCCGGGCGCGTGGATCGTGGCGGAGAAGATCCTGCACCCGGGCGAGCCGCTGCCGCAGAGCTGGCCGGTCGACGGCACCACCGGTTACGACGCGCTGCGCGAGATCGCCGGCGTCTTCGTGGATCCGGCGGGCGAGCCCGGCTTCACCGAGCTGGCGAACGAGCTGGGCGTGAAGACCGGCTACCACCGCGTCGAGGCCGAGGCGCGGCGCCTGGTCACCGACCGCATCCTGGTCGCCGAGGTCCGGCGGATCGCGGCGCTGCTGCGGGACGTCGACGCCGAGCAGGCCCGGCAGGCGGTGGCCGAGACCATGATCGCCTTCCCGGTCTACCGCTCCTACCTCCCCGAAGGCGCGGCGCACTGGGCCGCCGCGATCGCCGGGGCGCGCCAGGCCCGGCCCGACCTCGCCGGCGCGCTCGAGGCCCTCGACGCGCAGGTCCGCGCCGAGCCCGAAGGCGAGCTGGCCACCCGGATCCAGCAGACGTCCGGCATGGTCGTGGCCAAGGGCACCGAGGACACGACGTTCTACCGCTACACCCGCTTCGCCGCGCTCAACGAGGTCGGCGGCAACCCGGACCGCTTCGGGCTCGACGTCGAGGAGTTCCACCGGCTGGCGGCCGAGCGCGAAGCCGGCCACCCGGCCGCGATGACGACGCTGACCACGCACGACACCAAGCGCTCCGAGGACACCCGCGCCCGGATGGCGGTGCTCGCCGAAGTGCCGGGCGAGTTCGCCGACGCGGTCCGGCGGTGGACCGCGAGCCACGGGATCGACGAGCCGTCGCTCAACCTGCTCGCCTGGCAGACGCTCGTCTCCACCTGGCCGATCGAGCCGGCCCGGCTGCGGGACTACCTGGACAAGGCGGCCAAGGAGGCCAAGCTCCGGACCAGCTGGACCGACCACGACGAGGCTTTCGAGGAAGCCGTCGCCGCCTGGCCCGACGCCGTCGTCGACGACCCCGACGTGGCCGCGTTCGTCGCGCGGATCGAGCGGCCGGGCTGGAGCAACTCGCTCGGCCAGAAGCTCGTCCAGCTGACCGCGCCCGGGGTCCCGGACGTCTACCAGGGCACCGAGCTGTGGGACTTCTCGCTGGTCGACCCGGACAACCGCCGCCCGGTCGACTACGCGGTCCGCCGCGAGCTGCTCGCGCGGATCGCCGACGGCGAGCTGCCGGAGATCGACGCGTCGGGCGCGGCGAAGCTGCTGGTGGTGCACAAGGCGCTGAAGCTGCGCCAGGAGCACCCCGCGTTGTTCCACGGCTACCGGCCGCTGCGCGCCGAGGGCGTCGCGGCGGAACACTGCCTGGCCTACACCCGCAGCGCCGGCCTGGCCGTCGCGGTCACCCGGCTGCCGGTCGGTCTCGAAGCCGCCGGTGGCTGGCGCGACACCGTGCTCCCGCTGCCGGACGGCGTCTGGACCGACGTCCTCACCGGCCGCGACGCCACGCCGGACGTGGCCACCCTGTTCGACCGCTACCCCGTCGCGTTGCTGGTGCGAGGAGACGCATGA